One genomic window of Clostridium taeniosporum includes the following:
- a CDS encoding DUF6873 family GME fold protein, with protein sequence MYCFIDYRTTKEEINNLYKLNLEPILVPKSDEVYEAINGHPDIQLNILKNNSENKIIVHKNISSNFLNILNNKNIKYIVSESSLSNTYPKDIILNSLILDNYFIHNLKYSDNNLMLSQSDKIKINVNQGYTKCSILPIRDKALITSDIGIYSTLINYDFDVLLLPSGDILLPNLNYGFIGGTGGLISDSKIAFFGELSHYEWGNEVNNFLYKYDVCPIYLRKGKLIDRGSLLVL encoded by the coding sequence ATGTATTGTTTTATTGATTATAGAACTACAAAAGAAGAAATTAATAATTTATACAAACTTAATCTTGAGCCAATTTTAGTTCCAAAATCTGATGAAGTATACGAGGCTATAAATGGTCATCCTGATATTCAACTAAATATATTGAAAAATAATTCTGAAAATAAGATTATTGTACACAAAAATATCTCCTCTAATTTTTTAAATATATTAAATAATAAGAATATCAAATATATTGTTTCTGAATCATCCTTGTCTAATACATATCCTAAAGACATTATTTTAAATTCTTTAATTTTAGATAATTATTTTATTCATAACTTAAAATATAGTGACAATAACCTTATGCTTTCTCAATCAGATAAAATAAAAATTAATGTTAATCAAGGATATACTAAATGTTCCATACTACCTATTAGAGATAAAGCTCTTATAACAAGTGATATTGGTATTTATTCTACACTAATAAATTATGATTTTGATGTTCTTTTGCTCCCTTCTGGTGATATACTTCTTCCAAACTTAAATTATGGATTTATTGGTGGTACTGGTGGATTAATTTCTGATAGCAAAATAGCTTTCTTTGGTGAACTAAGTCATTATGAATGGGGAAATGAAGTGAATAATTTTTTATATAAGTATGATGTTTGTCCTATTTACTTAAGAAAAGGTAAATTAATAGATAGAGGTAGTTTATTGGTACTTTAA
- the ytxC gene encoding putative sporulation protein YtxC yields the protein MLVLKLAYNDELDFVSELQDLRELLKKKGIIIGLVESIEDTTHIVKIICEEEYYNEKVKDIINLYVSNILYKIVIDNYRKKEMLEFLTENYFFLKQDEILEIEDAVIKVLQCENGLKDGNSIYYLNKMNGIIEEIKECIKEKQEININGFITFRMKKLRGDIEKIIQKVVENYIVEKEYKEFVKLLKYFVDIQDCKIELIDILIEEDGNYTVKDNKGTDLLKIFKEEFSECGKMSDVSTEDILISGLITNTPKKIIVHNKKNSTNGEFLDTINSVFGERVEYCEGCIKCENKKIIIKSIDTL from the coding sequence ATGCTTGTTTTAAAACTAGCTTATAATGATGAATTAGATTTTGTTAGTGAATTACAAGATCTAAGAGAATTGCTAAAGAAAAAAGGTATAATAATAGGATTGGTGGAAAGCATAGAAGATACTACTCATATTGTAAAGATTATTTGTGAAGAAGAGTATTATAATGAAAAGGTAAAAGATATTATTAACTTATATGTAAGTAATATTTTATATAAAATAGTTATTGATAATTATAGAAAAAAAGAAATGTTAGAATTTTTAACAGAAAATTATTTTTTCTTAAAGCAAGATGAAATATTAGAAATAGAAGATGCTGTTATTAAAGTTTTGCAATGTGAAAATGGATTAAAAGATGGCAACTCTATTTATTATTTAAATAAAATGAATGGAATTATAGAAGAAATAAAAGAATGTATAAAGGAAAAACAAGAAATTAATATAAATGGATTTATAACATTTAGAATGAAAAAACTTAGAGGTGATATAGAGAAAATAATACAAAAAGTAGTTGAAAACTATATCGTTGAAAAAGAATATAAGGAATTTGTAAAATTATTAAAATATTTTGTAGATATACAGGATTGCAAAATTGAGTTAATAGATATTTTAATAGAAGAAGATGGAAACTATACAGTAAAAGACAATAAGGGAACAGATTTATTAAAAATCTTTAAGGAAGAATTTTCAGAGTGCGGAAAGATGAGCGATGTGAGTACAGAAGATATATTAATTAGTGGATTAATTACCAACACTCCTAAAAAAATAATAGTTCATAATAAGAAAAATTCTACTAATGGAGAGTTTTTAGATACTATTAATAGTGTGTTTGGAGAGAGAGTCGAATACTGTGAAGGATGTATA